Proteins from a genomic interval of Mesobacillus sp. S13:
- the paaX gene encoding phenylacetic acid degradation operon negative regulatory protein PaaX, with protein sequence MNTRSMIFTLYGDYISHYGSKIWIGSLIRLLNEFGHNDQSVRAAISRMNKQGWVQAEKIGNKSYYSLTPRGQKRIDEAGKRIFKLKPEEWDGKWRILMYTIPEEIRNVRDELRKELIWSGFGSMSNSFWISANNLERQVRDLIEKYEIEQYVDFFVAEYKGPHENLRLVEKSWDLKEINAKYQEFISEYSQKYIIDKNKIQKGSMSDAECFVERTKLVHEYRKFLFFDPGLPEELLPEKWLGSHAAALFSEYYKELAEPASRFFESVFKEGNEIKHKDVDYNVMDHPYILE encoded by the coding sequence TTGAATACTAGATCAATGATTTTTACCTTATACGGTGACTATATCTCCCATTATGGGAGTAAGATTTGGATTGGCAGCCTGATTCGGCTGCTGAATGAATTTGGCCACAATGACCAATCGGTGAGAGCGGCGATTTCCCGCATGAACAAGCAAGGCTGGGTACAGGCCGAAAAGATTGGCAACAAGAGTTATTATTCTCTGACTCCTCGCGGCCAAAAAAGGATCGACGAGGCAGGCAAGCGTATCTTTAAATTGAAGCCAGAGGAATGGGACGGAAAATGGAGAATCCTTATGTACACGATTCCTGAGGAAATCCGCAATGTTCGTGACGAGCTGCGTAAAGAACTGATTTGGAGCGGATTCGGTTCGATGTCGAACAGTTTCTGGATTTCAGCCAATAATCTCGAAAGACAAGTCAGGGATCTGATCGAGAAATACGAAATCGAGCAATATGTTGATTTCTTTGTTGCTGAGTACAAAGGGCCGCATGAAAATCTGCGCCTAGTCGAAAAAAGCTGGGACCTGAAGGAGATCAATGCGAAGTACCAGGAATTTATCAGTGAGTACAGCCAGAAATACATCATTGATAAAAACAAAATCCAGAAGGGCAGCATGTCTGACGCAGAATGCTTCGTCGAACGCACGAAGCTGGTCCATGAATACAGGAAGTTCCTCTTCTTCGACCCGGGCCTTCCTGAGGAGCTTTTGCCGGAAAAATGGCTCGGAAGCCACGCTGCCGCATTGTTCAGCGAATACTACAAAGAGCTAGCAGAACCCGCATCCCGCTTTTTCGAATCCGTCTTCAAAGAAGGAAACGAAATCAAACATAAAGACGTGGACTATAACGTAATGGACCACCCATATATACTAGAATAG
- a CDS encoding P1 family peptidase, with amino-acid sequence MKVRDRGIIIGKMSPGINNCITDVPGVKVGHVTLDFPLDDKGEEYACTGVTAILPHGGNLFKEKVTAASYVLNGFGKTTGLVQVNELGTIESPIMLTNTFGVPAVTQGTLEYMLAQNEEIGETTGTINIVVGECNDSHLNSIRLFPVKPEHAIQAIEKSSANPAEEGAVGAGKGMVCFGHKGGIGTASRMIESDVSYTIACLVLSNFGKKEEFLAGNYGAESTKSGLSETADGSIIIILATDAPLSERQLLRLAKRCGIGLGRTGSHFSHGSGDIVIAFSTSNKTMHDSDDLLQTSRTIRDDHHSMNELFTASAEVSEEAILNSLSQAEPTKGRKGRVIEAYPFSRQF; translated from the coding sequence ATGAAAGTTCGAGACAGAGGCATTATCATTGGCAAAATGTCACCGGGGATCAATAACTGTATAACCGATGTGCCGGGTGTGAAGGTTGGCCATGTGACACTGGATTTCCCACTGGATGACAAAGGTGAGGAGTATGCATGTACCGGTGTGACAGCAATCCTGCCGCATGGCGGTAATTTATTCAAAGAGAAAGTTACGGCGGCTAGCTACGTGCTTAATGGTTTTGGCAAAACGACGGGACTGGTACAGGTGAATGAACTTGGCACAATTGAGTCGCCAATTATGCTGACAAATACATTTGGAGTGCCGGCTGTTACCCAGGGCACGCTGGAGTATATGCTTGCCCAAAATGAAGAGATTGGCGAGACGACAGGCACGATCAATATTGTCGTCGGAGAATGCAATGACAGCCATTTAAACTCAATCCGACTTTTTCCGGTAAAGCCCGAGCATGCGATACAAGCAATAGAGAAATCTTCGGCGAATCCGGCAGAGGAAGGGGCAGTCGGAGCAGGAAAAGGAATGGTCTGCTTTGGGCATAAAGGAGGCATTGGGACAGCATCAAGAATGATTGAATCTGACGTTTCTTATACGATAGCCTGTCTGGTGCTCAGCAATTTTGGCAAAAAAGAAGAATTCTTGGCAGGGAACTACGGTGCTGAATCAACGAAATCAGGACTATCCGAGACAGCGGACGGTTCCATTATCATCATCCTTGCAACCGATGCCCCCTTAAGCGAGCGCCAGTTGTTGCGCCTTGCAAAGAGATGTGGAATCGGCCTTGGCAGGACCGGAAGTCATTTCAGTCATGGAAGCGGTGATATCGTGATCGCTTTTTCAACTTCCAATAAAACGATGCATGATTCAGACGATCTCTTGCAAACAAGCAGGACCATAAGAGATGACCATCACTCGATGAACGAACTCTTCACGGCTTCAGCAGAAGTATCAGAAGAAGCCATCCTGAATTCATTATCCCAGGCTGAGCCAACTAAAGGGAGAAAAGGCAGAGTAATAGAGGCATACCCTTTTTCTAGGCAATTTTAA
- a CDS encoding NAD(P)H-dependent oxidoreductase, translating to MRDKETLKQEILDAFNFRHATKEFDPGKKIPEEDFRFILETGQLSPSSFGFEPWRFLVVQSEELREKVKNTAWGAFGKLPEASHFVIILARTKVDTKYDSEYLQDHFRNKKKMPEEFMANYLKRIEEFQKSDFKLLEGDRPLFDWACKQTYIVLANMMTAAAQIGIDSCPIEGFNFENMNKLLEEEGLLEEGHFGISVMCAFGYRVKEPNPKTRRPLDDIVKWV from the coding sequence ATGCGAGACAAAGAGACTTTGAAGCAGGAGATTCTTGATGCTTTCAACTTTAGGCATGCGACAAAGGAATTCGATCCAGGCAAAAAGATTCCAGAGGAAGACTTCCGCTTTATTCTGGAGACAGGCCAGTTATCTCCAAGCTCTTTTGGTTTTGAACCTTGGCGTTTTCTAGTCGTCCAGAGTGAAGAGCTTCGCGAGAAAGTTAAGAATACTGCATGGGGAGCGTTTGGCAAGCTTCCGGAAGCAAGCCATTTTGTGATTATCCTTGCGAGGACGAAAGTCGATACTAAATATGATTCTGAATATCTTCAGGATCATTTTAGAAACAAGAAAAAGATGCCTGAGGAATTCATGGCGAATTATCTCAAGCGAATCGAGGAATTCCAGAAGTCTGATTTTAAATTGCTCGAAGGAGACCGCCCGCTGTTTGATTGGGCTTGCAAGCAAACCTATATCGTATTAGCCAACATGATGACGGCGGCAGCGCAAATCGGAATTGATTCCTGTCCAATAGAGGGCTTCAATTTTGAAAACATGAACAAACTTTTGGAGGAAGAGGGATTGCTTGAAGAGGGCCATTTCGGTATTTCCGTAATGTGTGCGTTCGGCTATCGTGTAAAAGAACCGAATCCAAAGACAAGAAGACCATTGGATGATATCGTCAAATGGGTATAA
- a CDS encoding gamma carbonic anhydrase family protein, translating into MILSYSDKKPVVDETVFRAPGSFIIGDVKIGKNSSVWFNAVLRGDEDTITIGESCSIQDNVTCHLYEGSPLVIEDEVTVGHNAILHGCTIKKRCIIGMGSTILDGAEIGEECIIGANTLIPAGKKIPPRSLVVGAPGKVVREIGDKDLELIQLSIDTYVQKGKEYRESLKDIT; encoded by the coding sequence TTGATTCTAAGTTATTCTGATAAAAAACCGGTTGTGGATGAAACAGTTTTCCGGGCACCGGGGAGTTTTATTATTGGAGACGTGAAAATCGGCAAGAATTCCAGCGTGTGGTTCAATGCGGTTTTGCGGGGTGATGAGGATACGATCACCATCGGCGAAAGCTGCAGCATCCAGGATAATGTCACATGCCACCTTTATGAGGGCTCGCCACTTGTGATTGAAGATGAAGTCACGGTCGGCCACAATGCAATCCTTCATGGATGCACAATTAAAAAACGATGCATTATTGGCATGGGCTCAACAATCCTTGACGGAGCAGAAATCGGGGAAGAGTGCATCATCGGCGCCAATACTTTGATCCCTGCGGGAAAGAAAATCCCTCCTCGGTCTCTCGTTGTCGGCGCACCAGGAAAAGTCGTAAGGGAGATTGGTGATAAAGATCTCGAGCTGATTCAATTATCGATTGATACATATGTGCAAAAGGGTAAGGAATACCGGGAAAGCTTAAAAGATATCACTTGA
- a CDS encoding NAD(P)H-dependent flavin oxidoreductase — protein sequence MNGITSVLGVKYPIIQGGMGNISNAILTAAVSEAGGLGTIGAGTMPADEVEKIILETKSRTQKPFSVNVAISVSPNVVEILRLAVKHKVQVVTLSAGNPAPFIPKLKEAGIKIITVVASVKQAKKAEAAGADILVAEGYEAAGINSNLETTTLALIPQIVAQVNIPVVAAGGIGDGKGLAAMLALGASGVQMGTRFIATKEAPFHENYKEKLLQASDHETVIVGRSVGRIRRLMNTSYAGKLLEAERQGLTPEEFAELTTEELHKKGALEGSEEHGFMNGGQVSGLVSDVPSVQELLDRMVIEAKDRLRVAELLL from the coding sequence GTGAATGGAATTACTTCTGTTCTGGGCGTAAAATATCCAATCATCCAGGGTGGAATGGGCAATATCAGCAACGCCATTTTAACAGCTGCTGTTTCCGAAGCTGGTGGTCTTGGTACAATTGGCGCCGGTACGATGCCTGCTGACGAAGTGGAGAAAATTATTCTGGAAACGAAATCGAGGACACAGAAGCCTTTTTCAGTGAATGTAGCAATAAGTGTTTCGCCGAATGTGGTGGAAATCCTTCGCCTCGCCGTCAAACATAAGGTTCAAGTTGTAACATTATCAGCAGGTAATCCTGCCCCTTTCATCCCTAAGCTAAAAGAGGCAGGAATCAAGATTATTACCGTTGTTGCATCAGTGAAGCAAGCCAAGAAAGCTGAAGCGGCTGGTGCTGATATTTTAGTTGCTGAGGGATATGAAGCGGCTGGTATAAACTCGAACCTGGAAACAACGACTCTGGCGCTGATTCCTCAGATTGTTGCTCAGGTGAACATACCTGTTGTTGCGGCCGGTGGAATTGGTGATGGGAAGGGCCTTGCAGCTATGCTTGCGCTTGGAGCGAGCGGCGTCCAGATGGGAACGAGGTTCATCGCGACAAAGGAAGCTCCTTTCCATGAAAACTATAAGGAAAAACTTTTGCAGGCAAGTGACCATGAAACCGTTATAGTCGGCAGATCTGTCGGCAGAATTCGCAGGCTAATGAATACTTCTTATGCAGGCAAATTGCTCGAGGCAGAAAGACAAGGTCTTACTCCGGAAGAATTCGCTGAACTGACGACGGAGGAACTACATAAAAAAGGTGCACTGGAAGGCAGCGAGGAACACGGCTTCATGAATGGAGGCCAGGTGTCAGGACTGGTTTCAGATGTCCCATCGGTACAAGAATTACTTGATCGAATGGTAATTGAAGCAAAGGACCGATTAAGGGTTGCAGAACTCTTACTATAA